The nucleotide window TACAGGGTTTTATTGGGTTTTCCCAGCCGAAGAAGGCCTACTTAATGTGGGGGCCGGTTTTATAGAGCATAAGAATTCCAAAGAACTGTTGCTAAGTTATATGAAAGAAAGGATAGGGCATTTTGAGATAACTGATCTAAGAGGTGCACCCATTTCTATTTCACCAGTGAAAAATAAATCGGGAAGAATAGGAGAGGCTAGGGGTTTAGTTTTTCCCTTAAGCGGTGAAGGGATTCGGCCTTCCGCGATATCAGCTATAAAAGCTTTTGAGGCTATAAACTATGATCCAGCCCACTTTGACATCAAACTGGAATCCGATCTCAGACCTTTAGAGAAAAGTGTAATGCTACAATATAAGATCCTTTCACTTTACAGAGCTAGCGGTTTACCCCTTAGAAAAGGTCTTTTAAAATTCTTGTTTAAGAATGATATTTTGATAGATGCGTATCTTGAAGATAAATTAACTCCAGAAGGTATAATTGAGTCAGCGAGGTTTGTTAAAAGTGGAGGTTTACTTAGAAAATAGTAAAAGTAAAACCGGTAAGCATGCAATTAGGACTCTAATCTTTGAGGTAAAGAATAACGAGCTTGTTGAGTTTAAGAATTTTCAGGTAAAAAATAAGCTTCCACCAACTTATAGAGTGGGTGAAAAGGACGTAATA belongs to Stygiolobus caldivivus and includes:
- a CDS encoding NAD(P)/FAD-dependent oxidoreductase, which translates into the protein MKIAIIGGGVSGSLLGYLLRTKTNHEVELFDVVSNYVKPCGDIVPNVFSPPYPWEVKFNIKRFAFYVDGERVYDVQYKHTKWLVIDKWKWINEMRKSLGFNHVNNFRKSEFDLVIDSKGPYDMDRDVVYTTRAIIKTDKFTDEAIFEFNTKYTGFYWVFPAEEGLLNVGAGFIEHKNSKELLLSYMKERIGHFEITDLRGAPISISPVKNKSGRIGEARGLVFPLSGEGIRPSAISAIKAFEAINYDPAHFDIKLESDLRPLEKSVMLQYKILSLYRASGLPLRKGLLKFLFKNDILIDAYLEDKLTPEGIIESARFVKSGGLLRK